A stretch of DNA from Gimesia chilikensis:
ATTAAAGGAGTTCCAATCAATAGAAAATCAAGAAGCTCAGAGTTCAGTGAAAAATCAGATGTGATTCAACTGAAAACTATCACGGCTTTTCCTCTAAATATTGGAGACACAATATGGTGTTGTGGTCCAGCGTTTGTTCATTGCAGCGAGGGCATGTCGATGAAAAACATCAAATCATTCTTACTGCCAGTAGATAGCTCAAAAAAACAATCTGGCTCCAATAATGATTCCATTCGCTCTAAGGAAAGCTGGAATCTGCCTGCAGACATCATCCCCTCGAGAAGTACTGACCTGGCCCCCCTCAAACAACGTGAATATTCATCTGGAGAATAGGGAACCTCAATTAGAGTTGCTGCACACTGAGTGCTGCAACCCTGATCTTTATAAATGGTAAACACAGTCATGCCACAACTCGACCCGCAACGTTTTGTTTTAGGTACGGAAATCGAATATCTGACAGCTGTACCTGATTGCCAGAACCAGTCCCAATTCATGGAAACAATTCGTAAGCTGTTTGATGAAATTAAAGAGCTGGTTCCTACCGCAAATTGTACCGACGGTGTTTTTACGCCCTATGGTCGTTTTTATCTGGACGGTACGCATTTGGAATTGGCCGTCGCTGAAGCAGATTCACCATTCAGTCTGGTTCAGATGCGAAACTCTGGTGAAATGATCTTGAAAATGGCCTGCCAACGATTAGCCATGAAGGGGACATCACTGTTTCTGGCCAACTGTAATCACTCAGGCATTCTGAGTAAGAATTCACCAACCTGGGGGACCCACGGTAATATCCTGATCGAAGTCCCTCCGCAACAGCTTCCCCATCAAATGCTGCCTTTCCTGGCTTCGCACTCTTACACCGGCTCAGGTGGTCGGACTGTTGATACAGGACAATGGGTTGGCTCGACACGACTCCTGTTTCTGGAATCAGAACAAGGGGGAGCAACTACGACAGGACGCGCGCTGCACTCATATGCACGTAACGAACATCTGACTCGAGATCCAGTTGCCAACGGGTATCGTTATCACACGCTGTGGCAGGATGCCTGTCGTTCCCACTTTTCTCAGTTACTACAGTCAGGAATTACGGCATTGGTTCTGAAGGCGGTAATCGACAATCCTGATAGTATTAGACTATTGCCAGAACGATCAGGAGACTCAAAGTTTCATAAATTCTGGCTGCAGGCAGCACGAACGATGAATGTTTTGATTTCCGATGAAGACAGTCTCCATGTTGATCC
This window harbors:
- a CDS encoding proteasome accessory factor PafA2 family protein, producing the protein MPQLDPQRFVLGTEIEYLTAVPDCQNQSQFMETIRKLFDEIKELVPTANCTDGVFTPYGRFYLDGTHLELAVAEADSPFSLVQMRNSGEMILKMACQRLAMKGTSLFLANCNHSGILSKNSPTWGTHGNILIEVPPQQLPHQMLPFLASHSYTGSGGRTVDTGQWVGSTRLLFLESEQGGATTTGRALHSYARNEHLTRDPVANGYRYHTLWQDACRSHFSQLLQSGITALVLKAVIDNPDSIRLLPERSGDSKFHKFWLQAARTMNVLISDEDSLHVDPYVIELQRLYLQLIDQYIAKYPDSPEWTRQVAAIWETTLNKMEQGDVDWLSVRLDPWIKHKQYSEFLKMKGASWADVTSDQYLTCELTALNQSYHNVSSENSLFDYMEERERIKHRVTNLVAPGEEAESYVPKVHTRAQTRARLLKQFQESRGLSADWDQVQNPEHCELFLLSDPYAVDEHRLVLPSH